Within the Candidatus Neomarinimicrobiota bacterium genome, the region AAAGAATGTATTCCGTTATGCCTACCGCTTTGGTAGTACAATTAATGGTACCGATGATGATGGTGATAAAGAAATTGACGAAGATGACGAAGGTCGTCCGCAACGAGGCGCCATCAATGGATTACCAATTATACCCAGTATTGGAGTGACTTTTGAATTTTAGAATTATCTATTTAGCCCTTCTTGGGCTTTTTGTGTCCTCCTGCGAACCAGTGGATGATACCGAGTCTTATAAAGAAAAAATAGTGGTGTTTGGGAATCTCCGAGCAAACGAAGGATTGAGTGATACAATATTTGTTTCACGGACTTACGATATTGGTCAACCCCATGAAGCAGAAGCGAATTGGATTTCTGATGCGGATGTATCCATAAAGGGACATGTATTCACCCATCCATTTAAGCCGATAAAAAATTCTCCAGGGCGATATATTAAAAAATATGTGGGCGAAAAAACATTACCGAATATAAAATATGAGCTATCTGTGAAATGGGAGGGGCAAACACTTACATCGGAAACTATTATACCTGACACGCTTCATATTCGTTCAGTTCTTTCATCTGATTATCAATGCGACGGTAAACCGGTAACAGTGTTTCCAATCAATTTGTATTTGGATGAAAATACAAAAAGTGACATTCGGCAAGCGATAAATACAGGCGATTTCTCTAAAGTCAAAATGGATACTGTTGTGTATAAAGAGGGCAGTTGCTATACCACCAGTTTTGCTTCGATTCCCATGTTTGTTGTTAAATGGGATGCAGAAAGCAATCCGGGTATGATGCGCCTTGTTAGCTACGCCCTCCAAGATGATGCAGGGAATGCTATAGTAGATACAACCC harbors:
- a CDS encoding DUF4249 family protein; this encodes MNFRIIYLALLGLFVSSCEPVDDTESYKEKIVVFGNLRANEGLSDTIFVSRTYDIGQPHEAEANWISDADVSIKGHVFTHPFKPIKNSPGRYIKKYVGEKTLPNIKYELSVKWEGQTLTSETIIPDTLHIRSVLSSDYQCDGKPVTVFPINLYLDENTKSDIRQAINTGDFSKVKMDTVVYKEGSCYTTSFASIPMFVVKWDAESNPGMMRLVSYALQDDAGNAIVDTTLSAHIFKGHMMVNGEGQYYWANPIVWHLSQEYLDFGWLSFNYTGVHLVEVQVADESFRKYYKGFPLGPPQNQYILPESNIDGGYGLFSSTYSKYFLVYVKTEEK